Proteins from a single region of Fodinibius sp. Rm-B-1B1-1:
- a CDS encoding DUF3108 domain-containing protein, which yields MKILKSFSVKVLVLLGVLWWIASAGNLRAQDSLLTFEHPDRPPTMQELVEWKEVFTYKVKFGFFKLGEVKTTIIKDTTYNGDKVWWLRTIITSNSGIPFVGEEENHYNTFMVETDSTPYTKLYWRDNVDEDEYESEVYEFDYDNQLVYFSKSGTPVDTLALGEPSSSGQLIFYFSRLFAGTDKDYQLPVYLEGKKGYINGANSTKMEEREYDAFEEPVKTFYSEGDANIDGPFGFKGKYKAWYIADDLRVPAEAHAKVWLGNVKVQLIDYKKERR from the coding sequence TTGAAGATTCTTAAATCATTTTCTGTAAAAGTTCTTGTTCTGCTGGGTGTGCTGTGGTGGATAGCCAGTGCTGGAAATCTCCGGGCTCAAGATTCTTTGCTTACCTTTGAACACCCCGATCGCCCACCCACCATGCAAGAACTGGTCGAATGGAAAGAGGTATTCACTTATAAAGTAAAGTTCGGCTTTTTTAAGTTGGGAGAGGTGAAGACGACGATTATCAAAGACACTACCTATAATGGAGATAAGGTTTGGTGGTTGCGGACGATTATTACGTCCAATTCGGGGATTCCTTTTGTGGGCGAAGAGGAAAATCACTACAACACGTTTATGGTGGAAACCGACAGTACGCCTTACACCAAGTTATATTGGCGCGATAATGTGGATGAGGATGAATATGAATCAGAAGTATATGAGTTTGATTACGACAACCAGCTGGTCTATTTCTCGAAGTCGGGTACGCCGGTTGATACACTGGCCTTGGGGGAACCTTCGAGTTCAGGGCAGTTAATCTTTTACTTTTCCCGATTGTTTGCAGGTACGGACAAGGATTATCAGCTGCCCGTTTATCTCGAAGGGAAAAAAGGATATATCAACGGCGCAAATAGCACGAAAATGGAAGAACGAGAATATGATGCTTTCGAGGAGCCTGTAAAAACATTTTATAGTGAGGGGGATGCCAATATAGATGGTCCCTTTGGATTTAAAGGAAAATATAAAGCATGGTATATTGCTGATGATTTACGCGTGCCTGCCGAAGCACATGCCAAGGTATGGCTGGGAAATGTTAAAGTGCAACTAATCGATTATAAAAAAGAACGCAGATAA
- the murA gene encoding UDP-N-acetylglucosamine 1-carboxyvinyltransferase yields MDKFVIEGPTPLQGTIPISGSKNAALPLMAAAILGDSPTTITNVPKLRDIYTFNNVIRVTGCRVDFDEDEGVLMINSKNLTHYEAPYELVRKMRASFYMLGALLGKYGEAKVSLPGGCAWGPRPVDLHLDGMRAMGADIQLDEGYVIANAPEEMEGGTFTLEPSSVGATVNLVLAAVLRAKEFTIKNAAKEPDVVLLCEKLAEMGADIEGIGTRTLTIRKVNKLEGITIRNASDRIETGTFMIAAAMHPKSNITLTNVDVDDLGHFPETFRKIGAEMNINENSIHINAPKEIDPTSIKTKVYPGFPTDLQAQWATMMTQAAGESKVTDTIYDDRFSYVPELVRLGAEIDVKKNSAHISGKTKLKGASVMSTDLRASVSLVLAGMVAEGKTDVLRIYHLDRGYEDLEEKLTNVGAKITRTQQEE; encoded by the coding sequence GTGGATAAATTTGTAATAGAAGGACCTACCCCTCTCCAAGGCACCATTCCAATAAGCGGATCAAAAAATGCAGCCCTGCCTCTAATGGCAGCAGCCATTTTAGGCGATTCGCCAACAACCATCACTAATGTTCCCAAGTTGCGCGACATTTATACGTTTAACAACGTTATTCGCGTAACAGGCTGCCGTGTAGACTTTGATGAGGATGAGGGCGTGCTCATGATCAACTCAAAAAATCTAACCCATTACGAGGCCCCTTACGAGCTTGTTCGAAAAATGCGGGCATCATTTTACATGCTGGGAGCACTGCTTGGCAAATATGGTGAAGCCAAAGTATCACTGCCGGGCGGTTGCGCGTGGGGACCTCGTCCCGTTGACCTGCACCTTGATGGCATGCGTGCCATGGGGGCCGACATCCAGCTTGATGAAGGATACGTCATTGCTAATGCTCCCGAAGAGATGGAAGGCGGAACCTTTACACTGGAACCCAGCAGCGTAGGTGCAACCGTTAATTTAGTACTGGCAGCTGTACTTCGCGCCAAAGAATTTACGATCAAAAATGCGGCCAAAGAACCCGATGTGGTTCTGCTATGCGAAAAACTGGCCGAGATGGGCGCCGATATCGAAGGCATTGGCACTCGTACATTGACCATCCGCAAAGTCAATAAACTCGAAGGTATTACTATACGCAATGCTTCGGATCGGATCGAGACCGGAACTTTTATGATTGCAGCGGCCATGCATCCAAAATCAAACATTACGCTTACCAATGTAGATGTAGATGACCTCGGGCATTTCCCAGAGACATTTCGTAAAATCGGGGCTGAAATGAATATTAATGAGAATTCTATTCATATTAATGCACCAAAGGAAATCGATCCCACTTCAATAAAAACGAAAGTCTACCCGGGCTTCCCTACCGATCTGCAAGCACAATGGGCTACGATGATGACTCAGGCTGCCGGTGAATCAAAAGTGACAGATACGATTTATGATGATCGCTTTAGCTATGTACCCGAACTGGTGCGTTTAGGGGCAGAGATTGACGTCAAGAAAAATTCAGCTCATATCAGCGGAAAAACAAAGCTTAAAGGTGCCTCAGTGATGAGTACCGATCTACGGGCCAGTGTAAGTTTGGTCTTGGCCGGCATGGTGGCCGAAGGAAAAACAGATGTGCTACGCATTTATCATCTCGATCGTGGCTATGAAGACCTGGAGGAAAAGCTCACCAATGTCGGCGCTAAGATTACCCGTACCCAGCAGGAGGAGTAG
- the dut gene encoding dUTP diphosphatase, with the protein MKIQFKKLPHAEDLPLPSYESEFAAGMDIRAALDEPITLKPGERKLIPSGLKMAMPQGYEAQMRPRSGLAYRNGITMLNTPGTIDADYRGELKMLAVNLGDEEFTINHGDRIAQMVIAPVIQANINKVEVLSETERGDGGFGSTGVK; encoded by the coding sequence ATGAAGATACAGTTCAAGAAATTACCTCACGCAGAGGATTTACCTTTACCTTCTTATGAATCGGAATTTGCAGCGGGTATGGATATACGGGCTGCTTTGGATGAACCTATCACATTAAAGCCGGGAGAACGGAAGCTGATTCCATCGGGGCTGAAGATGGCGATGCCGCAAGGTTATGAGGCACAAATGCGTCCCCGCAGCGGACTGGCATACCGAAATGGAATAACTATGTTAAATACACCTGGTACTATTGATGCGGATTACCGGGGGGAGCTAAAAATGTTGGCAGTGAATTTGGGGGATGAAGAATTTACTATAAATCACGGTGATCGTATCGCCCAAATGGTGATAGCTCCTGTTATTCAGGCCAACATAAATAAAGTTGAGGTTCTGTCTGAAACCGAACGCGGAGATGGTGGTTTTGGCAGCACAGGGGTAAAGTAG
- a CDS encoding acetyl-CoA carboxylase biotin carboxyl carrier protein subunit has product MKFEAVFDDSTTELELVDDANEVIFDDESQSYEFHRQENGRYLLRVGTKLYKIDNVSYDKHTVTFTLNGNWHSVDVRNEQDLLLDRLGFKTAGEIGEGELNAPMPGKILEILVDEGDEVELGDPVAILEAMKMENELKAPVKGTVSSIAVAQGDSLEKDALILEIEASG; this is encoded by the coding sequence ATGAAATTTGAAGCTGTTTTTGACGATTCTACTACCGAACTGGAACTTGTCGATGATGCCAATGAGGTTATTTTCGACGATGAGTCTCAGTCCTATGAGTTCCACCGCCAAGAAAATGGCCGCTATCTGTTGCGGGTGGGAACAAAACTCTACAAAATCGATAATGTATCATACGACAAGCATACGGTAACATTTACCCTAAACGGCAACTGGCATTCGGTAGATGTTCGCAACGAACAAGATCTACTCTTAGATCGACTCGGCTTTAAAACAGCCGGCGAAATCGGCGAAGGCGAACTCAATGCCCCTATGCCTGGCAAAATCCTCGAAATTTTAGTAGACGAAGGCGATGAAGTGGAACTCGGCGATCCGGTTGCCATTCTTGAAGCCATGAAAATGGAAAACGAACTCAAAGCTCCCGTCAAAGGCACCGTATCATCTATTGCCGTTGCACAGGGAGATTCATTAGAAAAAGACGCATTAATTTTAGAAATAGAAGCAAGTGGATAA